In Vibrio lentus, a single genomic region encodes these proteins:
- the yccX gene encoding acylphosphatase yields the protein MKNSQCIFVVSGRVQCVGFRYHTSRQARALSISGYAMNLNDGCVEVLAVGDMEQIEKLYAWLQLGPSSATVDQVVKHRISETDKRTVSVGEFKIL from the coding sequence ATGAAAAATTCACAATGTATATTTGTCGTATCAGGCCGAGTTCAATGTGTTGGCTTTCGTTATCACACAAGCAGGCAGGCGCGCGCCTTGAGTATTTCAGGCTATGCAATGAACTTAAACGATGGTTGTGTCGAAGTATTAGCGGTTGGGGATATGGAGCAGATAGAGAAGTTATACGCGTGGTTACAGTTAGGGCCTTCTAGCGCTACAGTAGACCAGGTTGTTAAGCATCGAATCAGTGAGACGGATAAGCGGACTGTTTCTGTTGGAGAGTTTAAAATACTGTAG
- a CDS encoding methyl-accepting chemotaxis protein has protein sequence MKEIPFRWIDKYLIHLKIQEKFYLLFLLPLLALVILTLVLDSAADSLLAHLYQEEMLLMKGLIEAGQLTKDQVAQLVSNSDTISLGYGAGSVSVMNGAFSLIANHDQNLWSALSATQVSIIAVTLSLIALGVYYIMTFIGGAMFSMNKALSTLANGDLTCRMNYFLVRDEFSEIAITIDKVAEREQNMVLSIQESVALMQQISSDLNQSTQQSSDISGNQQEHLNSLASATEQMAATIREVATLAHESSSQTMDARGVAQSGQLKVSNTLESISNLSQEIQSASQAVEELDANAAQIDEVVATINGISEQTNLLALNAAIEAARAGEQGRGFAVVADEVRALAGRTQQATVEIQSMIESLQRNSQSLTKLMEVTVNNANEGQTLMSEVNVEIGSLAEKNQSISDSSTQIATASEEQGVVADNIAQSVAEIRHQSDNICEMISKSNSNVDQLRKQSDTMEGLLTGLKA, from the coding sequence ATGAAAGAAATCCCATTTCGTTGGATTGACAAATATCTCATTCACCTAAAAATCCAAGAAAAGTTCTATCTACTCTTCTTATTACCTCTTCTCGCCCTGGTTATTTTAACGCTTGTTTTAGATAGTGCTGCGGACTCTTTACTGGCCCACCTTTACCAAGAAGAGATGCTCTTGATGAAAGGACTAATCGAGGCCGGTCAACTCACCAAAGACCAAGTGGCACAGCTTGTCAGTAACTCTGACACCATCTCCCTAGGTTATGGCGCTGGCTCAGTCTCGGTCATGAACGGTGCATTCAGCTTGATCGCCAACCACGATCAAAACCTTTGGTCAGCGCTCTCTGCGACTCAAGTTTCAATCATTGCCGTTACTCTATCCCTGATCGCGCTAGGCGTTTATTACATCATGACGTTCATTGGCGGTGCGATGTTCTCTATGAACAAAGCATTAAGCACGTTGGCGAATGGCGATCTCACCTGTCGTATGAACTACTTCCTCGTTCGTGATGAATTCAGTGAAATCGCAATTACTATTGATAAAGTAGCAGAGCGTGAACAAAACATGGTGTTATCGATTCAAGAGTCTGTCGCACTCATGCAGCAAATCAGTTCTGACTTAAACCAATCGACACAACAAAGCTCAGACATCTCAGGTAATCAACAAGAACACCTGAATAGCTTGGCAAGTGCAACAGAACAAATGGCTGCGACGATTCGTGAAGTCGCAACGCTTGCTCATGAGTCGAGCTCTCAAACCATGGATGCTCGTGGTGTAGCGCAAAGCGGACAATTGAAGGTTTCGAATACGCTAGAGTCTATCTCTAATTTATCTCAAGAGATCCAATCGGCTTCGCAAGCAGTAGAAGAACTTGATGCCAACGCCGCACAAATCGATGAAGTGGTCGCGACCATTAATGGGATTTCAGAACAGACCAACCTATTAGCTCTCAACGCGGCTATCGAAGCGGCTCGAGCTGGTGAACAAGGTCGTGGTTTTGCTGTTGTTGCTGATGAGGTTCGCGCTCTTGCGGGACGCACGCAACAAGCTACTGTCGAAATTCAAAGCATGATTGAATCATTACAACGTAACAGCCAATCTCTCACCAAACTGATGGAAGTGACGGTTAACAATGCGAATGAAGGTCAAACTCTGATGTCAGAAGTGAACGTTGAGATCGGCTCGTTAGCTGAGAAGAATCAATCAATATCTGACAGCAGTACCCAAATCGCGACCGCCTCTGAAGAGCAAGGTGTGGTTGCTGATAATATTGCACAGAGCGTTGCTGAAATTCGTCACCAATCAGACAACATTTGCGAAATGATCAGTAAGAGTAATTCCAATGTCGATCAGCTGCGCAAGCAGAGCGACACCATGGAAGGCTTACTAACAGGTCTGAAAGCGTAA
- a CDS encoding class I SAM-dependent methyltransferase — MTPSIHLAKARDKSLRRKHPWVFSRGIDKVEGEPQQGETVDVYAQNGQWLAKAAYSPASQIRARVWTFEKEEINKAFFIKRFKDAQSLREDIIERDGLTGYRLTAAESDGLPGITIDKYQDFLVCQLLSAGAEFNKSIIVEALVECFPDCNIYERSDVAVRKKEGLEQTVGVLHGEEPPKSVIIEENGVKISVNIMEGHKTGFYMDQRDSRKESMKYVKGKDVLNCFSYTGGFGLYALKGDAKRVINADVSQLALDTAKFNAELNEFDISKKRAVFLNADVFKLLREYRDQGTKFDVVIMDPPKFVSSKNNLTSGANGYKDVNMLAMQILKPGGTLLTYSCSGLMGADLFQKIIADAALDAGRTVKFVERFEQAADHLIDTAYPEGFYLKGFACKVL, encoded by the coding sequence ATGACTCCTTCTATTCATCTAGCTAAAGCCCGAGACAAATCGTTACGTCGTAAACACCCATGGGTATTTTCACGCGGTATCGATAAGGTTGAAGGCGAGCCACAACAAGGTGAAACTGTAGACGTATATGCTCAAAATGGTCAGTGGCTTGCAAAAGCAGCTTACTCTCCTGCTTCTCAAATTCGTGCTCGTGTTTGGACATTTGAAAAGGAAGAAATCAATAAAGCGTTTTTCATCAAAAGATTTAAAGACGCACAATCACTGCGTGAAGATATTATCGAACGCGATGGTTTGACAGGATACCGCTTAACGGCAGCTGAATCTGACGGCCTACCAGGTATTACTATCGACAAGTACCAAGACTTCTTAGTTTGCCAGCTACTGAGTGCTGGCGCTGAGTTCAACAAGAGCATTATCGTTGAAGCCCTAGTTGAGTGCTTCCCTGATTGCAATATTTACGAACGCTCTGACGTAGCAGTTCGTAAAAAAGAAGGCTTAGAACAAACTGTAGGTGTACTGCATGGCGAAGAGCCACCTAAGTCAGTAATCATTGAAGAAAACGGCGTGAAGATCAGCGTGAACATCATGGAAGGCCATAAAACAGGCTTCTATATGGATCAACGTGATAGCCGTAAAGAGTCAATGAAGTACGTTAAAGGCAAAGATGTTCTTAACTGTTTCTCATACACCGGTGGTTTTGGTCTGTATGCCCTTAAAGGTGATGCTAAGCGTGTAATCAACGCAGATGTATCTCAGCTGGCTCTCGATACAGCTAAGTTCAACGCTGAACTGAATGAATTCGACATCTCGAAAAAGCGTGCTGTATTCCTAAACGCAGACGTATTCAAACTGCTTCGCGAATACCGAGATCAAGGCACTAAGTTTGATGTCGTTATCATGGATCCACCAAAATTCGTTTCAAGTAAGAACAACCTAACATCGGGTGCTAACGGCTATAAAGACGTTAACATGCTTGCGATGCAAATCCTTAAGCCAGGTGGAACACTACTCACTTACTCTTGCTCTGGTTTGATGGGTGCAGATCTATTCCAAAAAATCATTGCTGATGCCGCTCTAGATGCAGGCAGAACTGTGAAATTTGTTGAACGCTTCGAGCAAGCTGCCGATCACTTGATCGATACAGCTTACCCAGAAGGTTTCTACTTGAAAGGTTTTGCTTGTAAGGTTCTTTAA